DNA from Mugil cephalus isolate CIBA_MC_2020 chromosome 5, CIBA_Mcephalus_1.1, whole genome shotgun sequence:
ACCCATAATTCATAGTTTGGGGAAGTCACCAGAGTCACCAGGCTCCTTTGTCAAAAACGGTACCGTGATCGGTTAGCTCGCCGCGTTGATGTGCGTCTGCAGCGTATTAACATGTTAGTTTGGATCCAAATTAAGATGTTAAAAACACCCGAGTCGCACAGCGCAGCAGGAAACCAGCAACTCCTGGTGTGAAAGCGACAGAGCGAGATCGCCGTTTTTGTCAATGGGGTATGGCGGCTTTGAGGAGAGGAATATTATGGCTTCAGATCGCTGCCAGAAAAGGCCGcctgactgaaagataaagtAGTGATAATATCCTAAACATAACACACACTAAAACtgatattgattttttattttttttgttaggtGGGCCTTTTTATAGGTGGTAATAATACATTTTGGTACTATCTGCTCCTCCGAACTGGCAGAGTGCCGACCACCATCTAGTGTGGGTAatacacacactatatacagtatatgaccATTTAAGACAAGTACCTCATACAACCCCAGCTCAAAGACGACCTTTAATAGCTTTTGGACAACCATGGAGCAAAACGCCACATCAGGGTTTGTTACACAGGCCTTTACACAGGCAACATTTCATCAGTGGCATTGGTCTTTTCATGAAATTTGTAAGATAAATGGGGCAGAATCTGGGGTTCCGTTACCGTATTGCCGTGCGTCGACACAGAGCTGGTTGATACTGGCTGGCGTCTCGGTCAGAACATCGATGGTGTGGCAGGTCGCGTCCATGTTGTAGAAAAAGTAGACGGGCAAGGCGGAGAAGGCAAACACCAAGAGCCAGAGAACAGCGAGAACGTACGTCATCACGATGAACTGCACAAAGAGAACGCAGAGCAAACATTAGGGCGCATCATCATAATAAACTGATGCACATAAGTAATCTAAGAGAGTGCTTTTATGAGCACTGACTCACTTAGTAAccacatttactttttttgttattagCTTTACTTATtatctcactctctctttttttttcccttcctcctcctcctccccgtccaaCCACTCAGTCTTTACCCGGCCACTTAAACACACTCTGCATGCTTATCTTTGCATGTCCCCAAAGGTTTTTAGGAGCCTTAAGATTTTCAGCTCAGCACCCACCAGGGAGTGATATGTGTATTAATCCCATCCAATCCCCTTTTGCTCGTCCCACTCAGGGGCTCTCTCACCGAGGAGCTGAGGCAGCGGCCGCACATGGTGCTCCTGAACTCTCCGAAGGTTTGCCTGGCAGCGCTTGTGGTGTAGAAGCCCTCGGCCAACAGCACGATGCagtagaggaagaaaaaggaggcCAAGCCGTAGATGACATACTGGAAATACTGAATGCTGAGAGGGAAAGGGAAACAGTTAAAGGAAAATGAAGCCTTGCACAGATTCTAAACCTATCTAGAATCTAAAACTAGACATGCTGAGAAACCCTCTTGTTGAGATCAAACAAGTgtcactgaatatttatttatgttttttacaaCTTACATGTAGGCAAGCGTTATGTAGTCTTGGAGATTACGGGCAAAGTAAGTCTCGATGAGTCTTTCTGTCTCGGTGAGCGCCTGGTGCCCGCAGCCGCAGAAGAGGGCGATGCCAGAGAAGCATAGCAGTGTGGCGACGAGGGAACAGTATGGTACCCCACCCAAACAACGCATGCAGCAGTCATAGCAACCTGCCATTCAAGACGCAACACCACGAAAGTCAGGGCACGTAAACGTGCGAATGCACAAATTATGTACTGTGGGTGGTTTCCTGTGAGGTTTTCTACTCGTATCTCTTAGAGAATGTGGACGTGTGCTTCATGTTTAAAAGGGTCTGGTTCTGAGGTACCCCTTTTTACACTCAACTCGCAAAACTGTGCATTACTGATCATTTGTTtaatgtcacaatgttaacACTGATTGACCACTGCCTAGCATGATCAACAGGTGGTTCATTCAAAAGGTTTCCTATgagctgttttcatttaatttttcctgAGTAACAGGAACTCATGGTTTCATGGTGTAACCACCTGCATCCTTCTTCTGAAGTGGAGACAGAAGTATGAAAATATGGGAAAACATACCTGAATCTACTCACCGGGTTAGATAAGGCTAGGCCtgataaagatttaaaaaaaataagctgcaTCTGAAAACACTCAAAATTTTCTCGTTAATGTTTTGCATTCTGCCCAATAGTCATGTGCCTTTTGAATGGATGCCAACAGCCGAAGGCATCGGGGATGCGTCTGCTCTGACCCGTCTCACACCCTGACTCCATTCACCACCCAGCGTGGAGAGTgtgagaaaagagggaggacgAAGAGCAGAGACAAAGTGAAGCGGAGAGAGAGGCTGCTTTTGTGACCGGGGAGACAACAGGCTTTGTCCCGCAGCATCATGGGGGCACAAGGGCCACCAAtgtcaagaaaacaaagaccAGAGGCACCTCTATGcttcgcaaacacacacacacacacacacacacacacacacacacacacacacacactcatagacTTCCTTCTGAAGGGACAAGAACGTGACAGTGGCCAGAGCTGGAAGAGGATGGAAgagcaaataaacagacaatgcagctgtgttgtgctgtgggTCTTTGCATGCAACCATGCATGTATCCACACAGAGATGCACAGTGGAAGCAGCCAGACTGTGGTTGGTACCATTACAGTAAACACAGATGGCAGGAGGGCCAAATAGATAGCTCCAAGACAGAACACGTCTACGGGGCTTTGGTGGCTGCCTCCAAGAGACGTGCAAAGTGGGGTCACTGTCAAACTGGGAGGAAACAATCAAATAACAGATTACGCTCACTAGCCACTGGGCGTTAATTAAATTAGGACAATTAAACATCTATGTGCGCAGTGCATTTCGGTCTCCGCAAGAATAATTAGAAAAGCAGCACACATCCTGCGCACACTCCCGAAGTGTGAAGATCACTGCCGCGTGCCTTCAGACGCACCTTGTGccaattaactaattaattattcCCACCAGCCCGAGCAA
Protein-coding regions in this window:
- the plp1a gene encoding proteolipid protein 1a isoform X2, whose translation is MGCYDCCMRCLGGVPYCSLVATLLCFSGIALFCGCGHQALTETERLIETYFARNLQDYITLAYIIQYFQYVIYGLASFFFLYCIVLLAEGFYTTSAARQTFGEFRSTMCGRCLSSSFIVMTYVLAVLWLLVFAFSALPVYFFYNMDATCHTIDVLTETPASINQLCVDARQYGLLPWNAVPGKACGMTLSTVCKTREYRMTYDLYIAAFVGAGITLLALLTYTVSTTYNFAVLRYLGRKGIGARC
- the plp1a gene encoding proteolipid protein 1a isoform X1, translated to MGCYDCCMRCLGGVPYCSLVATLLCFSGIALFCGCGHQALTETERLIETYFARNLQDYITLAYIIQYFQYVIYGLASFFFLYCIVLLAEGFYTTSAARQTFGEFRSTMCGRCLSSSFIVMTYVLAVLWLLVFAFSALPVYFFYNMDATCHTIDVLTETPASINQLCVDARQYGLLPWNAVPGKACGMTLSTVCKTREYRMTYDLYIAAFVGAGITLLALVHCSLHLAVYQAYLRKLRHRAKEEMRGYDLYARLQRDRGGTLCSPYPANMSDIS